The Trypanosoma brucei gambiense DAL972 chromosome 10, complete sequence genome has a segment encoding these proteins:
- a CDS encoding 60S acidic ribosomal protein P2, putative, whose protein sequence is MALRLSHSSQRSRYISSSAFHIRQFPLFFFYHILINFNYRDNCRLCQFTFYYVLFSCASTSYFQNLMKRFYCKGRMAQSINPADTLACTYASLMLSDAGLPITAESINSACKAAGLEVRDTLPILFARFLEKKPIESLLAAAAAVAPQEGALPAAPAAAAAGGAAPAAADDKKKEEEEDDDDMGFGLFD, encoded by the coding sequence ATGGCGTTGCGCCTTTCACATTCGTCACAGCGAAGCCGATACATTTCTTCTTCCGCTTTCCACATACGTcaatttcctcttttttttttttaccataTATTGATTAATTTTAACTACCGAGACAATTGTCGTTTGTGTCAATTCACTTTCTATTACGTTCTTTTCTCTTGCGCCTCAACCTCATATTTTCAAAACCTAATGAAAAGGTTCTACTGTAAAGGGAGGATGGCACAATCGATAAACCCTGCAGACACGTTAGCGTGTACATACGCTTCTCTAATGCTGAGCGATGCTGGTCTCCCCATCACTGCTGAGAGCATTAACTCCGCCTGCAAGGCTGCTGGTTTGGAAGTACGTGACACACTGCCCATCCTTTTTGCTCGTTTCCTTGAGAAGAAACCGATCGAAAGCCTTTTAGCTGCCGCTGCAGCCGTTGCTCCTCAAGAAGGAGCTCTTCCTGCTGCTCcggccgctgctgccgctggtggcgctgctcctgctgctgctgacgacaagaagaaggaggaagaagaggatgatgaCGATATGGGCTTCGGTTTATTTGATTGA
- a CDS encoding 60S acidic ribosomal protein P2, putative: MHFAPSPFFLVWYLYAHEYIAVLRPRMAQSINPADTLACTYASLMLSDAGLPITAESINSACKAAGLEVRDTLPILFARFLEKKPIESLLAAAAAVAPQEGALPAAPAAAAAGGAAPAAADDKKKEEEEDDDDMGFGLFD; this comes from the coding sequence ATGCACTTTGCtccatctccttttttcctcgtTTGGTATTTGTATGCACATGAATATATAGCAGTCTTGCGCCCAAGGATGGCACAATCGATAAACCCTGCAGACACGTTAGCGTGTACATACGCTTCTCTAATGCTGAGCGATGCTGGTCTCCCCATCACTGCTGAGAGCATTAACTCCGCCTGCAAGGCTGCTGGTTTGGAAGTACGTGACACACTGCCCATCCTTTTTGCTCGTTTCCTTGAGAAGAAACCGATCGAAAGCCTTTTAGCTGCCGCTGCAGCCGTTGCTCCTCAAGAAGGAGCTCTTCCTGCTGCTCcggccgctgctgccgctggtggcgctgctcctgctgctgctgacgacaagaagaaggaggaagaagaggatgatgaCGATATGGGATTCGGTTTATTTGATTGA
- a CDS encoding protein kinase, putative: MSSQDSESWGNSRQHYQYSDASDEHRPEATKLKSECFQNAGRTSPNRRRDSPAIQQESSDFATTSDSPVPCHYSERGPASQNAQQKGKDRGDVFCSTVTSSDLFPTVELDPRMLPTNSTSMKGGRYAAGDGLPQTQETDKTDKPVRNRSERSEGTPLPNCGTALRDGSRHSHSPASSCRGNDSLVTNGTASQRETNEESCDVCGSCSTHYVSVSLGLSEWETLSPNQIKLRQCFDAPIDSIAVPSSETHRSLAHEQQRQLLETIMQKHSRKRIKRVTDYILGPICGEGTLSTVRDAINISSNNVDPFRFQRVAIKCYKQSDSKLSEGAGSSDCSQLSSLASATRRQQDELQRLREAEKRNLQCFYSTNIVRSIDVFSHEGKQYIVQPAAICNLEQLVQLAKCQNRCASCDSVRGRRNVIPSSKDGVDGRFELMPSLGKPAGKLPQNDVSPCTGAASLQKMSPYRKVTSLFAAEVVRSIMNQLLRGVAYLHRQGVAHNDLKPQNILLFADGLVKIGDLASVSVNYTGHGTPMYLSPEICRYFYDAGNETNGRVAVVDALKNDMWGCGAILYYLLTGNTLWEDGANCQNVYQLYRIIAERNTPVSLSHINIPAETEDELISRLTESENISFRATGGLRRPTAFPHTSLLHLAAGLLDVNPATRLTAEEAVRHPSLQAPPVDDVHDAFPTDMTQEDVMKVMLESPYYQQLIKWDRERHLQFAAECSHVLGLQIPEEICISAQKRAADGCGMEADVADPLLRLPSSIYRLVGTVNPSLFLPTDEFHHYLRKLKVSNYDVSSLRANPSAVKMMEDYLHTVMMECGYTGSVNTRDRSGTKEDQDGIKLSTSQLTTRSKEDTSHGLATFKDDDRSETLDRVFTDMPSDGRPNFCCIIM; this comes from the coding sequence ATGTCCTCACAGGACAGTGAAAGCTGGGGGAATTCGAGACAACATTATCAGTATTCGGATGCTTCCGATGAGCATAGGCCAGAGGCGACAAAATTAAAATCTGAATGTTTTCAAAACGCTGGTCGCACCTCTCCCAATCGTCGCCGTGACTCCCCAGCGATACAGCAGGAAAGTAGTGACTTTGCGACAACATCAGATTCGCCTGTGCCTTGCCACTACAGCGAACGAGGGCCTGCAAGTCAAAACGCGCAGCAGAAGGGGAAGGATAGAGGTGATGTTTTTTGCTCGACGGTTACGTCTTCAGACCTGTTTCCCACTGTTGAACTCGACCCACGGATGCTTCCGACTAACTCTACGTCAATGAAAGGAGGACGTTACGCCGCAGGCGACGGGTTACCCCAGACGCAGGAAACAGATAAAACTGACAAACCTGTACGTAACAGGTCTGAGCGCTCCGAAGGAACACCTCTTCCCAACTGTGGAACCGCACTTCGCGATGGTTCAAGACATTCTCATTCGCCAGCGAGTTCCTGCAGAGGGAACGACAGCTTAGTAACAAACGGGACTGCTAGCCAGagagaaacaaatgaagaatCGTGCGATGTGTGTGGCAGCTGCTCAACACACTACGTGAGCGTTAGTCTGGGGTTGAGCGAGTGGGAGACGCTTTCTCCAAATCAAATAAAACTGCGGCAGTGTTTTGATGCGCCTATTGATTCGATCGCTGTGCCCTCTAGCGAAACGCACCGTTCATTAGCACATGAACAGCAGCGACAGCTACTGGAAACGATTATGCAAAAGCATTCAAGGAAACGGATCAAGAGGGTGACGGATTATATCCTTGGGCCCATCTGTGGTGAGGGTACATTAAGCACTGTTCGAGACGCGATTAACATATCATCAAACAATGTTGATCCGTTTCGGTTTCAACGTGTAGCCATCAAGTGCTATAAACAATCCGATTCTAAACTTAGCGAAGGGGCAGGCAGCTCTGATTGTTCACAACTGTCTTCACTGGCGTCTGCAACGAGGCGTCAGCAGGACGAGCTGCAGCGTTTGCGTGAGGCTGAGAAACGAAATTTGCAGTGCTTCTACTCCACAAATATTGTCCGCAGTATTGACGTCTTCTCGCATGAGGGGAAGCAGTACATCGTGCAACCTGCGGCTATTTGTAACTTGGAGCAACTGGTGCAACTCGCCAAATGTCAGAACCGTTGTGCTTCTTGTGATTCAGTGAGAGGCAGACGAAATGTGATTCCATCTTCAAAGGATGGAGTTGATGGCAGATTTGAATTGATGCCCTCTCTGGGGAAACCAGCAGGAAAGTTGCCCCAAAATGATGTCAGCCCCTGCACAGGCGCTGCGAGTTTGCAAAAAATGTCCCCATATAGGAAAGTTACCTCACTTTTTGCGGCGGAGGTGGTGAGGAGCATTATGAACCAACTGCTTCGCGGAGTTGCATATTTACACCGTCAGGGCGTAGCTCACAATGACCTGAAACCACAAAACATACTTCTTTTTGCAGATGGCTTGGTAAAGATAGGCGATTTGGCGAGCGTGTCTGTGAACTACACTGGTCATGGAACTCCAATGTACTTGTCTCCAGAGATCTGTAGATATTTTTATGATGCGGGGAATGAGACGAACGGTAGGGTTGCAGTGGTGGATGCCCTCAAGAACGACATGTGGGGGTGCGGCGCCATCCTTTACTATCTGTTGACGGGGAACACCCTGTGGGAGGACGGAGCGAACTGCCAGAACGTATATCAATTATATCGTATAATTGCGGAGCGGAACACGCCTGTTAGCCTTTCTCATATTAATATACCTGCGGAAACCGAGGATGAACTGATATCCCGTCTTACAGAGTCAGAGAATATTTCTTTTAGGGCCACGGGTGGGTTGCGTCGCCCAACCGCTTTTCCACACACATCTCTTTTACACTTGGCGGCGGGTTTGTTGGACGTCAATCCCGCTACGCGATTAACTGCTGAGGAGGCTGTTCGACACCCATCGCTGCAAGCCCCTCCGGTAGATGATGTGCATGACGCCTTTCCAACTGATATGACACAAGAGGATGTGATGAAGGTGATGTTGGAGTCGCCGTATTACCAGCAGCTCATTAAGTGGGATCGGGAACGACATTTACAGTTTGCAGCGGAATGTTCCCATGTTTTGGGTTTGCAGATACCAGAGGAGATATGCATTTCAGCTCAAAAGCGTGCGGCCGATGGTTGTGGCATGGAGGCGGATGTGGCGGACCCGCTGCTGAGATTACCAAGTTCAATTTACCGTTTAGTGGGGACTGTAAACCCTTCACTTTTCCTCCCCACGGATGAGTTTCATCACTACttgaggaagttgaaggtgTCAAACTATGATGTATCGTCTCTAAGGGCAAATCCCTCTGCTGTGAAGATGATGGAGGATTATCTTCATACCGTGATGATGGAGTGCGGCTACACCGGAAGCGTCAATACACGGGACCGGAGCGGGACGAAAGAAGACCAAGACGGCATAAAGCTTTCGACAAGTCAGCTGACAACACGCTCCAAGGAGGACACGTCGCATGGTTTGGCCACTTTTAAAGACGATGATCGATCAGAAACTTTGGATCGTGTCTTCACTGACATGCCAAGTGACGGTCGCCCTAACTTCTGCTGCATTATCATGTGA